In a genomic window of Diabrotica undecimpunctata isolate CICGRU chromosome 2, icDiaUnde3, whole genome shotgun sequence:
- the LOC140434218 gene encoding UPF0415 protein C7orf25 homolog, which yields MNNMHVEIEDDYALKDLATKKIIFGEELIKSIENFKHIEGSQKLSRKISQELKFLRKANKNNSLKKEHLQCSNLTHFSALIDTLKTVERCQSVNKVFVLDDRKITVDIISDGGLTWTKVIARNPKSVSQICMGNASYGVRSIIDQAEEYIRCAKQYPCLFQFPKIIFVFTNGIGSHIAAKLESRGIIVQGERVSDFPLDSDSDSDVEEEYPNISDLSTKDIANINKINLDVSAMLAYCSSVTNGSAELYDFNVPVLKQQAEWERLRPQKPILDNFFEGKKLYCCQTAKDNFVNIVETVGGPTEKVRAEELLRRLIVLRDDADYSSTDDEEEFRDIFGEVQYSDENILKVGGKIKERSLTVFTFGDRIKAVTVTANDGFVRAARQQGINFVVFIHESRALTEQKEKAKAIPIEKLSSSTASVT from the exons ATGAACAATATGCACGTAGAAATAGAGGATGATTACGCATTAAAGGATTTAGCTACGAAGAAAATCATATTTGGAGAAGAACTAATTAAGTCAATTGAAAACTTTAAACATATTGAAGGATCACAAAAACTGAGCAGAAAAATCAGCCAAGAATTGAAATTCTTAAGAAAA GCAAACAAAAATAATTCCTTAAAAAAGGAACATTTGCAATGCTCAAATTTAACTCATTTCTCTGCTCTCATTGACACATTGAAAACTGTGGAGAGATGTCAGAGTGTCAATAAAGTATTTGTGCTGGATGATAGAAAAATTACAGTTGATATTATTAGTGATGGTGGTTTAACTTGGACTAAAGTTATTGCTCGTAATCCTAAGTCGGTTAGTCAAATATGTATGGGAAATGCCAGCTATGGTGTGAGAAGTATTATTGATCAAGCTGAGGAATACATTAGATGTGCAAAGCAATACCCATGTTTGTTTCAATTTCCAAAG ATAATCTTTGTCTTCACCAATGGAATAGGCAGTCACATAGCAGCAAAACTAGAATCTCGCGGTATTATCGTACAAGGAGAAAGAGTGAGTGACTTTCCTTTAGACTCTGATTCCGATAGTGATGTAGAAGAAGAGTACCCAAATATTTCAGATTTATCCACGAAAGATATAGCcaacataaacaaaattaatCTTGACGTTTCCGCAATGCTAGCCTACTGCAGCTCCGTGACAAACGGTAGTGCTGAATTGTATGATTTTAATGTTCCAGTATTAAAGCAGCAAGCTGAGTGGGAGAGGCTGAGGCCGCAAAAACcaattttagataatttttttgAAGGAAAAAAGCTTTACTGCTGTCAAACAGCTAAGGATAACTTCGTAAATATTGTAGAAACTGTAGGAGGTCCAACTGAAAAGGTCAGAGCTGAGGAATTACTAAGGAGGTTGATTGTATTGCGTGATGACGCTGATTACAGTTCTACAGACGATGAGGAAGAGTTTAGAGATATATTCGGTGAGGTACAGTATAGCGACGAAAATATTTTGAAAGTAGGAGGAAAAATTAAGGAAAGGTCACTAACTGTTTTTACATTTGGAGACAGGATTAAAGCTGTTACCGTTACAGCCAATGACGGATTTGTTCGAGCTGCAAGACAACAG GGTATTAATTTTGTAGTGTTTATACATGAATCCAGAGCCTTAACGGAACAAAAGGAAAAAGCTAAAGCAAT
- the ATP6AP2 gene encoding ATPase H(+)-transporting accessory protein 2 has translation MIFYLTLTTLLISTALGAGEFSVLHHAPSLTFRGHDALKESTLKDVYAAALGFSTEHFSNWKGMFLSDPFGVAQAIVTVYVDGVSDIDQQKGHHFPLKTDIGESKVYKSIERRIEEHYPNEDTNLVRIRLSNGLEDIRKYKIFEDIASGDSKQLNHKALKLDVDEDRKFIKEITILNEIAQRIEEGEIKRDSIPDLYWFEVSSLHAVSDLYGENSTQVLEAKQLLNEVILRLNSAFNKLYNGYVLVTVVTSDASHTRRGRSILASDADQPTDKSKYNLASYYSKDYPVIFNLILWFGVVMLFSLIAICMAIGTMDPGRDSIIYRMTSTRMKKDN, from the exons ATGATTTTCTACTTAACGTTGACGACTTTGTTAATTTCCACAG ctTTAGGTGCTGGGGAATTTTCAGTCCTTCACCATGCTCCAAGTCTTACTTTTAGGGGTCATGATGCCCTTAAAGAAAGCACTTTAAAAGATGTTTATGCTGCAGCCCTCGGTTTTTCCACTGAACACTTTTCAAACTGGAAGGGCATGTTCCTATCAGACCCCTTTGGAGTGGCCCAGGCTATAGTAACTGTATATGTGGATGGAGTATCTGATATAGACCAACAAAAGGGCCACCATTTCCCTCTTAAGACTGACATAGGCGAATCTAAGGTCTACAAAAGTATTGAAAGAAGAATCGAAGAACATTATCCTAATGAAGATACTAATTTAGTCAGGATTCGTCTTTCTAATGGATTAGAAGAT atCCGCAAGTACAAAATCTTTGAAGACATTGCATCTGGAGACTCAAAACAACTCAACCACAAGGCCTTGAAATTGGATGTTGATGAAGATAGAAAGTTTATCAAAGAAATTacaattttaaatgaaattgCCCAAAGA attGAAGAAGGTGAAATCAAGAGGGACAGCATCCCTGATCTATACTGGTTCGAAGTTTCATCTCTTCATGCAGTTTCAGACTTGTATGGAGAAAATTCTACACAAGTCTTAGAAGCCAAACAACTTCTTAATGAAGTTATTTTAAGACTTAACTCTGCTTTCAACAAACTTTACAATGGATATGTCCTTGTCACTGTTGTAACAAGTGATGCCAGCCACACTAGGAGAGGCAGAAGCATTCTTGCTTCTGATGCAGATCAACCAACTGAT aaatCCAAATACAACTTGGCAAGTTACTACAGCAAGGACTACCCCGTCATCTTTAATCTTATCTTGTGGTTTGGGGTAGTAATGTTATTTTCCCTCATCGCTATCTGCATGGCTATTGGCACTATGGATCCGGGCCGTGATTCAATCATTTACCGTATGACCAGCACCAGAATGAAGAAAGATAATTAA